A portion of the Carya illinoinensis cultivar Pawnee chromosome 11, C.illinoinensisPawnee_v1, whole genome shotgun sequence genome contains these proteins:
- the LOC122282290 gene encoding uncharacterized protein LOC122282290 codes for MAQADHAIYKEVLTKDSDRTAGSQTNDPSQPWKPPTWPIYKVNFDAAFDQASGRMGIGVVIRDSERELLGCLIAPKEHVPSVFQAKSYALHKAMELCIELELSQVCFEGDSKVVIDAVNSKEEDSSWSR; via the coding sequence ATGGCACAGGCAGACCATGCAATATACAAGGAGGTGTTGACAAAAGATTCAGACAGAACAGCTGGAAGTCAAACAAATGACCCTAGTCAACCTTGGAAACCTCCTACATGGCCTATTTATAAAGTAAACTTTGATGCAGCCTTTGATCAAGCTAGTGGAAGAATGGGGATAGGAGTGGTCATAAGGGATTCAGAAAGGGAACTATTGGGGTGTTTGATTGCACCAAAGGAGCATGTCCCTTCAGTTTTCCAAGCAAAAAGCTATGCCCTTCACAAAGCTATGGAGTTATGCATTGAGTTAGAATTGTCACAAGTGTGTTTCGAAGGGGATTCAAAAGTTGTTATAGATGCTGTAAATTCAAAGGAAGAAGACAGTTCATGGTCTAGATAG
- the LOC122282291 gene encoding uncharacterized protein LOC122282291, whose translation MEILSWNCWGLGNPRTLQTLRMFVKEKLLDVVFLMETKLPYARVNCIAKTLNFEGCCVSEVVGRSGGLILLWKQKDMLELVNFSKHHFNVLVNDAQCNFKWLLTCFYGHLNTNLRKQTWSLLSSFKPGDMGWGVIGDFNEILFNDEKVGKKPRNENLMSMFRNLLEEGNLLDLGWKRNKFTWCNHHEDESFTNERLDRVIANPRWKSNYSEALVETLPAICSDHNPILLFCSFERCFAYKYHPYFKYEANWINEEGCSEIVSEAWQGSNEGETGLRRVLNKLDRIRKGLQKWSRHMVRDRNRAIKKRLSC comes from the coding sequence ATGGAGatcctaagttggaactgttgggggcttgggaacccccgaacACTTCAAACCCTTCGCATGTTTGTGAAGGAGAAGCTGCTTGACGTGGTTTTCCTTATGGAAACCAAACTTCCATATGCTAGAGTCAATTGTATTGCAAAAACTTTAAACTTTGAGGGTTGTTGTGTAAGTGAGGTGGTTGGTAGAAGTGGAGGTCTTATCCTTTTATGGAAACAGAAAGATATGCTTGAGTTGGTAAACTTCTCAAAACATCACTTTAATGTATTGGTAAATGATGCCCAGTGCAACTTTAAATGGCTGCTGACTTGCTTCTATGGGCACCTGAACACAAACTTAAGAAAACAGACTTGGAGTTTGCTTTCATCTTTCAAGCCTGGTGACATGGGTTGGGGAGTgataggtgattttaatgagatctTGTTTAATGATGAAAAGGTGGGGAAAAAACCcagaaatgaaaatctcatgagCATGTTCAGGAACCTTTTAGAAGAGGGAAACTTGCTTGATCTAGGgtggaaaagaaataagttCACATGGTGCAACCATCATGAAGATGAGTCTTTTACCAATGAAAGACTTGATAGAGTTATAGCTAACCCAAGATGGAAATCAAACTACTCAGAGGCTTTAGTGGAAACACTTCCAGCTATCTGTTCTGATCACAACCCAATATTACTTTTCTGTAGTTTTGAGAGGTGCTTCGCATACAAATATCACCCTTATTTTAAATATGAGGCCAATTGGATCAATGAGGAAGGATGCAGTGAGATAGTATCTGAAGCTTGGCAAGGCAGCAATGAAGGAGAGACTGGTTTGAGAAGGGTTTTAAACAAGCTAGACAGAATAAGGAAGGGGCTTCAAAAATGGAGCAGACATATGGTTAGGGATAGAAACAGAGCCATAAAGAAAAGACTCAGCTGTTAA